Proteins from a genomic interval of Rhodothermus marinus:
- a CDS encoding carboxypeptidase-like regulatory domain-containing protein, translating into MRRIFFLLVAGVLFWAGCDQATTEETAGIVTLTGQVLDAETNDPIVGALVQLQPQGLITETDSVGRYRFEVTIDSTMELTVSATKTGYSSASLPVLAVPDRTIEVPVLRLTRTATEEPVSGEAANILLLSQSDQAIGVRESGSKETAELVFQVSDSMGRPVVLDHAVRVRFRFGVQPGGGEYLFPEEAQTDNSGRVRVHVASGTKAGVVQVVAEANVNGRTIRSQPVSLAIHGGLPDQNFFTLAPAQYNFPGWVAYGLENTISVIVGDQYGNPVRPGTAVYFTTTHGVITGSVLTGANGQGSVTLYSANPLPPDGIAIITATTADRNQQPVTRSIPIVFSGPPNIDPCMLDDQNNCLPGIPVARLNQSYLLKITDHLGNPLAPGTRISVEAQGTKVKAVGHTDVELGDTGFQVLGAETTYDDVLRGPGITEFFFRVVEDQTLDEGGTPTVEAVVIKVDGPNGKLTWTFGPEAGSAKVLSEAGEIQIEGNRLKVFIPLN; encoded by the coding sequence ATGCGACGCATTTTTTTCCTGCTGGTGGCCGGCGTGCTATTCTGGGCCGGCTGTGATCAGGCGACCACGGAAGAGACGGCCGGCATCGTGACGCTGACCGGCCAGGTGCTCGACGCCGAAACGAACGACCCGATCGTCGGTGCACTGGTGCAACTGCAGCCGCAGGGACTCATCACCGAGACCGATTCGGTAGGGCGCTATCGCTTCGAGGTGACCATCGACAGTACGATGGAACTGACGGTCAGCGCTACCAAGACCGGCTACAGCAGCGCCTCACTGCCGGTACTGGCCGTGCCGGATCGTACGATCGAGGTGCCTGTGCTTCGACTGACGCGCACGGCCACCGAGGAGCCTGTTTCGGGCGAGGCGGCCAACATTCTGCTGCTGTCGCAGTCGGACCAGGCCATTGGCGTGCGCGAAAGCGGCTCGAAAGAAACGGCCGAACTGGTCTTTCAGGTCTCCGACTCGATGGGGCGTCCCGTCGTGCTCGATCATGCCGTGCGCGTGCGCTTCCGCTTCGGGGTGCAGCCGGGCGGCGGCGAGTATCTCTTCCCCGAGGAAGCCCAGACCGACAACAGCGGCCGCGTGCGCGTGCATGTGGCCAGCGGCACGAAAGCCGGCGTCGTGCAGGTGGTGGCCGAAGCCAACGTAAATGGCCGCACCATCCGCTCGCAGCCGGTCAGCCTGGCCATCCACGGCGGTCTGCCGGATCAGAACTTCTTCACGCTGGCCCCGGCCCAGTACAACTTCCCCGGCTGGGTCGCCTACGGCCTGGAAAACACGATCAGCGTGATCGTTGGCGACCAGTATGGCAATCCGGTCAGGCCCGGCACGGCCGTCTATTTCACGACCACGCACGGCGTCATCACCGGTTCGGTGCTGACCGGTGCCAACGGCCAGGGAAGCGTTACGCTCTACTCGGCCAATCCGCTGCCGCCTGACGGCATCGCCATCATCACGGCGACCACGGCCGACCGCAACCAGCAACCGGTCACCCGAAGCATCCCGATCGTCTTTTCCGGGCCGCCGAACATCGATCCGTGCATGCTGGATGACCAGAACAACTGTCTGCCGGGGATTCCGGTCGCCCGACTGAACCAGTCCTATCTGCTCAAGATCACCGACCACCTGGGCAATCCACTGGCACCGGGCACCCGGATTTCCGTAGAGGCGCAGGGCACGAAAGTCAAAGCCGTCGGCCATACCGATGTGGAACTCGGGGACACCGGCTTCCAGGTACTGGGTGCCGAGACGACCTACGACGACGTCCTCCGCGGCCCGGGCATTACCGAATTCTTCTTCCGCGTCGTCGAAGATCAAACGCTCGACGAAGGCGGTACCCCCACCGTCGAAGCGGTCGTCATCAAGGTGGATGGTCCCAATGGCAAGCTAACCTGGACGTTCGGTCCGGAAGCCGGCTCCGCCAAGGTGCTCTCCGAAGCAGGCGAGATCCAGATCGAAGGAAATCGTCTGAAAGTGTTCATTCCGCTGAACTGA
- the asd gene encoding aspartate-semialdehyde dehydrogenase: MAQPRFRVGILGATGAVGQKFVELLADHPWFEISVLAASDRSAGKPYREAANWIGSRPIPPQVADQEVVPISTELDCDFVFSGLSADVAGEIEGQLAEAGYPVISNARNYRMREDVPLLIPEINPEHTALIERQPWREKGGFIVTNPNCSTVGLVCALYPLVKTFGVEQVHVTTLQALSGAGYPGVPSLDATANVIPFIGGEEEKMATEPRKILGQLVDGRIEPATIRISAQCNRVPVLEGHLECISVKLARPASVEEVREVLRTFRSPIADLGLPTAPDQLLHVFDEPHFPQPRRHAELGRGMTVSVGRIRPCEVFDVKFVALVHNTIRGAAGGAVLNAELLVRQGYLKPRRSPVVAEA, translated from the coding sequence ATGGCACAGCCCCGTTTTCGTGTAGGTATTCTCGGCGCGACCGGCGCCGTCGGTCAGAAGTTCGTGGAATTGCTGGCCGATCATCCCTGGTTCGAAATCAGCGTCCTGGCGGCTTCGGACCGCTCGGCCGGCAAGCCCTATCGAGAGGCCGCCAACTGGATCGGCAGCCGCCCCATTCCGCCCCAGGTGGCCGATCAGGAGGTCGTGCCGATCTCGACCGAGCTGGATTGCGACTTTGTGTTTTCCGGACTCAGCGCCGACGTGGCCGGCGAGATCGAAGGCCAGCTGGCCGAAGCCGGCTATCCGGTCATTTCGAACGCCCGCAACTACCGGATGCGCGAGGACGTGCCGCTGTTGATTCCGGAGATCAATCCCGAGCACACGGCGCTGATCGAGCGCCAGCCCTGGCGCGAAAAAGGTGGTTTCATCGTCACGAATCCGAACTGCTCGACGGTGGGGCTCGTGTGCGCGCTCTACCCGCTGGTCAAAACGTTCGGCGTCGAGCAGGTGCACGTGACGACGCTACAGGCGCTTTCGGGGGCGGGCTATCCGGGCGTGCCGTCGCTGGACGCTACGGCCAATGTGATCCCCTTCATCGGCGGCGAGGAGGAGAAAATGGCCACCGAGCCCCGCAAGATTCTGGGGCAACTGGTGGACGGCCGCATCGAACCCGCCACGATCCGCATCAGCGCCCAGTGCAACCGGGTGCCGGTGCTCGAAGGCCATCTGGAATGCATTTCGGTGAAGCTGGCCCGACCGGCGTCGGTCGAGGAAGTGCGGGAGGTGCTCCGCACATTCCGGAGCCCGATTGCCGACCTGGGCCTGCCGACGGCACCGGATCAGCTTCTGCATGTGTTCGACGAACCGCACTTTCCGCAGCCGCGCCGCCACGCCGAACTGGGGCGGGGCATGACCGTCTCGGTCGGGCGCATCCGGCCCTGTGAGGTCTTCGACGTAAAGTTCGTGGCGCTGGTGCACAACACGATCCGCGGGGCGGCCGGTGGGGCCGTGCTGAACGCCGAACTGCTGGTGCGTCAGGGCTACCTGAAACCGCGTCGCAGCCCGGTCGTTGCCGAGGCCTGA
- the metX gene encoding homoserine O-acetyltransferase MetX: MTQTFVLPEFELESGVVLRQVQVAYRTWGRLNPEGTNALVVCHALTGSADVDQWWGDLLGPGRAFDTDRFFVVCANVLGSPYGTTSPLTINPDTGRPYGPEFPLVTIRDTVNLHRRLLEHLGVRQVAVAVGGSMGGMQVLEWAFQGDFVRAIIPIAVGGRHSAWCIGWSEAQRQAIYADPRWRGGYYDPDDPPVHGLAIARMIAMISYRSYQSFEARFGRRRMLRGEEELFAVESYLHYQGEKLVRRFDANCYVRLTQKMDAHDVSRGRGPYPEVLAEVRQPALVVGIDSDVLYPLAEQEELATHLPNASLYVLHSPHGHDAFLIETQTLNEVLREWISANVPVQAAPSPWPSSETAA, encoded by the coding sequence ATGACGCAGACGTTCGTGCTGCCTGAATTCGAGCTCGAAAGCGGCGTGGTGCTGCGCCAGGTGCAGGTGGCCTATCGGACCTGGGGCCGCCTGAACCCGGAAGGCACCAACGCGCTGGTGGTCTGCCACGCGCTGACCGGGAGCGCGGACGTCGACCAGTGGTGGGGCGATCTACTGGGGCCTGGCCGGGCGTTCGACACGGACCGCTTCTTCGTGGTGTGTGCCAACGTGCTGGGCTCGCCCTACGGCACCACCTCGCCGCTGACGATCAACCCCGACACCGGCCGTCCCTACGGACCGGAGTTCCCGCTGGTCACCATCCGCGATACGGTCAACCTGCACCGCCGACTGCTGGAGCACCTGGGCGTGCGCCAGGTGGCCGTCGCGGTGGGTGGGTCGATGGGCGGCATGCAGGTGCTGGAGTGGGCCTTCCAGGGCGATTTCGTGCGGGCGATCATCCCGATTGCCGTGGGCGGACGCCATTCGGCCTGGTGCATTGGCTGGAGCGAGGCGCAGCGCCAGGCCATCTACGCCGATCCGCGCTGGCGCGGCGGCTACTACGACCCCGACGATCCGCCGGTACACGGACTGGCCATCGCCCGCATGATCGCCATGATTTCGTATCGTTCTTACCAGTCCTTCGAGGCCCGCTTCGGCCGCCGGCGTATGCTCCGGGGTGAGGAGGAGCTCTTCGCCGTGGAAAGCTACCTGCACTACCAGGGCGAAAAACTGGTGCGCCGTTTCGATGCGAATTGCTACGTGCGTCTGACGCAGAAGATGGACGCGCACGACGTGTCGCGGGGACGGGGGCCGTATCCGGAGGTGCTGGCCGAGGTGCGCCAGCCCGCCCTGGTGGTCGGGATCGACTCGGACGTACTCTACCCGCTGGCCGAGCAGGAAGAACTGGCCACGCATCTGCCCAACGCCTCGCTGTACGTGCTGCACTCGCCCCACGGGCACGATGCGTTCCTGATCGAAACGCAAACCCTTAACGAAGTCCTACGCGAATGGATCTCCGCGAACGTTCCGGTGCAGGCGGCGCCGAGCCCCTGGCCCTCCAGCGAGACCGCCGCCTGA
- a CDS encoding aspartate kinase, which yields MDLRERSGAGGAEPLALQRDRRLKVLKFGGTSVGSAELVARVADLIVEATTTHRVVVVVSAAAGVTNELVAAWDALQQGTLDMPALLARLRQRHRALAQVLSEHVALRRSYLATLEETLVRLARLLEVARHDRDSAWRDEVLAVGERLMAPLLAAVLRARGVAAFAQDAIALICTDAQYGEANVDLEATRERVQRWFARIGRQTVPVVTGFIGATPDGRTTTLGRGGSDYSAALLAALLGAEVLERWTDVDGLYTEDPRKSPDARRYQTLVLEEAWAWNHAGKLGMHRKALDPLVAAGIPVHIRSTMAPERPGTWLLPADAPQSLTG from the coding sequence ATGGATCTCCGCGAACGTTCCGGTGCAGGCGGCGCCGAGCCCCTGGCCCTCCAGCGAGACCGCCGCCTGAAAGTGCTCAAGTTTGGCGGTACGTCGGTCGGCTCGGCCGAACTGGTGGCCCGCGTGGCCGATCTGATCGTCGAGGCGACCACGACCCATCGCGTCGTGGTCGTGGTGTCGGCCGCGGCCGGGGTTACGAACGAACTGGTGGCCGCCTGGGACGCGCTGCAGCAGGGCACGCTGGACATGCCGGCCCTGCTGGCGCGGCTGCGTCAGCGTCATCGGGCGCTGGCCCAGGTGCTGTCCGAACATGTCGCGCTGCGGCGTAGCTATCTGGCCACGCTCGAAGAGACGCTGGTGCGGCTGGCCCGTCTGCTGGAAGTCGCCCGGCACGATCGGGATTCCGCCTGGCGCGACGAGGTGCTGGCCGTCGGCGAACGCCTGATGGCCCCGCTGCTGGCGGCCGTACTGCGAGCGCGGGGCGTAGCCGCCTTTGCGCAGGATGCTATCGCGCTGATCTGCACCGACGCGCAGTATGGCGAGGCCAACGTGGACCTGGAGGCCACGCGCGAGCGGGTGCAACGCTGGTTTGCCCGGATCGGCCGCCAGACGGTGCCCGTCGTAACCGGCTTCATCGGCGCTACGCCGGACGGCCGCACCACCACGCTGGGGCGTGGGGGCAGCGACTACTCGGCCGCGTTGCTGGCCGCCCTGCTCGGTGCCGAGGTGCTGGAGCGCTGGACCGACGTGGACGGCCTCTACACCGAGGATCCGCGCAAAAGCCCGGACGCCCGGCGCTACCAGACGCTGGTGCTCGAAGAGGCCTGGGCCTGGAATCATGCGGGCAAGCTGGGCATGCACCGCAAAGCACTCGATCCGCTGGTGGCCGCCGGCATTCCGGTGCACATTCGCTCCACAATGGCACCCGAGCGGCCGGGTACCTGGCTGCTTCCGGCCGATGCTCCCCAGTCGCTGACAGGTTGA
- a CDS encoding O-acetylhomoserine aminocarboxypropyltransferase/cysteine synthase family protein produces MSQPQPNYRFETLQVHGGQEPDPATGARAVPIYASTSFVFKDADHAARLFALQEFGNIYSRIMNPTNDVFERRVAALEGGVAALATSSGQAAQFLALTTLAEAGDNIVSTSYLYGGTYNQFKVSFPRIGIQVRFAEGDDPDSIESLIDDRTKAVYVETIGNPRFNIPDFERLADIAHRHGVPLVVDNTFGACGYLCRPIDYGADIVVHSATKWIGGHGTTIGGVIVDAGTFPWNNGRFPTFTEPSPGYHGLSFWETFGPNGVLGVNVAFIIRARVEGMRDFGPCQNPFGAFLLLQGLETLSLRVQRSCDNALELARWLREQPQVAWVSYPGLEDHPYHERAKKYLRNGFGAVLAFGLKGGYEAGRAFVSNVRLASLLANVGDAKTLVIHPASTTHQQLTAEEQLAAGVTPDMVRVSVGIEHIEDIKEDFAQALARIPETAAA; encoded by the coding sequence ATGAGTCAGCCGCAGCCCAACTACCGTTTCGAGACCCTTCAGGTTCACGGCGGCCAGGAACCCGATCCCGCGACCGGCGCCCGTGCCGTGCCCATCTACGCCTCGACGTCCTTCGTCTTCAAGGACGCCGACCACGCCGCCCGCCTGTTTGCCCTGCAGGAATTCGGCAACATCTATTCGCGCATCATGAACCCCACCAACGACGTGTTCGAGCGGCGGGTGGCGGCGCTCGAAGGTGGGGTAGCCGCTCTGGCCACTTCCAGCGGACAGGCGGCGCAGTTTCTGGCGCTGACGACGCTGGCCGAGGCCGGCGACAACATCGTCTCGACCAGCTACCTCTACGGCGGCACCTACAACCAGTTCAAGGTATCCTTCCCGCGGATCGGCATTCAGGTGCGCTTTGCCGAAGGCGACGATCCGGACTCGATCGAAAGCCTGATCGACGACCGCACCAAGGCCGTTTACGTCGAGACGATCGGCAATCCGCGCTTCAACATTCCGGACTTCGAGCGTCTGGCCGACATTGCCCACCGCCACGGCGTGCCGCTGGTGGTGGACAACACGTTCGGAGCCTGTGGCTATCTGTGCCGGCCCATCGACTACGGCGCCGACATCGTCGTGCATTCGGCCACGAAGTGGATCGGCGGTCACGGTACGACGATCGGCGGGGTGATCGTCGATGCCGGCACGTTCCCGTGGAATAACGGCCGCTTTCCGACCTTTACGGAGCCCTCGCCCGGCTACCACGGCCTGAGTTTCTGGGAGACGTTCGGTCCCAACGGGGTGCTGGGGGTCAACGTGGCCTTCATCATCCGGGCGCGCGTCGAAGGCATGCGCGATTTTGGTCCCTGCCAGAATCCCTTCGGCGCATTCCTGCTGTTGCAGGGACTCGAAACGCTCTCGCTGCGCGTGCAGCGGAGCTGCGACAACGCGCTGGAGCTGGCCCGCTGGCTTCGCGAGCAGCCGCAGGTGGCCTGGGTGAGCTATCCGGGGCTGGAAGATCATCCCTACCACGAGCGGGCGAAAAAGTACCTGCGCAACGGCTTCGGGGCCGTGCTGGCCTTCGGGCTCAAAGGCGGCTACGAGGCCGGACGCGCCTTCGTGAGCAACGTCCGCCTGGCCAGCCTGCTGGCGAACGTGGGCGATGCCAAGACGCTGGTCATCCATCCGGCTTCGACCACGCACCAGCAGCTCACGGCCGAGGAGCAGCTGGCCGCCGGCGTGACGCCCGACATGGTGCGTGTGTCGGTGGGCATCGAACACATTGAAGACATCAAGGAAGATTTTGCGCAGGCGCTGGCCCGCATTCCGGAGACGGCCGCCGCCTGA
- a CDS encoding DUF192 domain-containing protein gives MHRLALVALCLLLIGCTESTRRPASSLERSIPFREDGHLAFVRDGDTLVTIAIEIADTDSARQRGLMERTHLPERSGMLFIFEREEMQGFWMANTPLSLDIIFVNGDSQIVSIAKYTRPYSTETISSQYPARFVVEVPAGFTDTYGILEGDRIRWRRHARPLAAARP, from the coding sequence ATGCATCGTCTGGCACTCGTTGCACTTTGCCTGCTACTCATCGGCTGCACCGAATCGACCCGCCGCCCGGCTTCCTCCCTCGAACGCAGCATTCCTTTTCGCGAAGACGGCCACCTGGCCTTCGTGCGCGACGGCGACACGCTTGTGACCATCGCCATCGAGATTGCCGACACCGACTCGGCCCGTCAGCGCGGCCTGATGGAACGCACGCACCTGCCCGAACGCAGCGGCATGCTGTTCATTTTCGAACGCGAAGAAATGCAGGGCTTCTGGATGGCCAACACGCCGCTGTCGCTCGACATCATCTTCGTGAACGGCGACTCGCAGATCGTCTCGATCGCCAAATACACACGCCCCTATTCGACCGAGACAATCTCCTCGCAGTACCCGGCGCGTTTCGTGGTGGAAGTGCCTGCCGGCTTCACCGATACCTACGGCATTCTTGAGGGCGATCGGATCCGCTGGCGCCGCCACGCGCGCCCCCTCGCGGCCGCCCGTCCATAA
- a CDS encoding GNAT family N-acetyltransferase: MPQVSIRPARWEDAEALEALWWRLLEEQAALDPTFAPAEDARRRWRNDFMLWVRDRMYRLLVAERSGELVGFVSAHQWSPPPIYRQELEVYIDELYVLPDYRRQGIGAQLVAAVRAWAQEVGAVRLRLGVLAANREGLAFWERQQARPFSLTLIIPLTEFQKPESET; the protein is encoded by the coding sequence ATGCCCCAGGTTTCAATACGGCCGGCCCGCTGGGAGGACGCCGAAGCACTGGAGGCGCTCTGGTGGCGCCTGCTTGAAGAACAGGCGGCGCTGGACCCGACCTTCGCGCCCGCCGAGGATGCCCGCCGCCGCTGGCGCAACGACTTCATGCTGTGGGTACGCGACCGGATGTACCGATTGCTGGTGGCGGAGCGATCCGGCGAGCTGGTGGGCTTCGTCTCGGCGCACCAGTGGAGCCCGCCCCCGATCTACCGGCAGGAGCTGGAGGTTTACATCGACGAGCTGTACGTGTTGCCGGACTATCGGCGGCAGGGGATCGGGGCGCAGCTGGTGGCGGCCGTCCGTGCCTGGGCGCAGGAGGTGGGCGCCGTGCGACTCCGACTGGGCGTGCTGGCCGCCAATCGCGAGGGACTGGCCTTCTGGGAACGCCAGCAGGCCCGGCCGTTTTCGCTGACGCTGATCATTCCTTTGACGGAATTTCAAAAGCCGGAATCGGAAACCTGA
- the rlmN gene encoding 23S rRNA (adenine(2503)-C(2))-methyltransferase RlmN → MTVRTPIDLRTLNREELERLAEEMGEPRYRGRQLFKWIYGKGATSVEQMTDLPRAFRAELARRARITRLEPVRQLTAGDQTVKVLFRLPSGRHIESVLIPDFDEETGRVRRLTVCVSSQVGCAMGCAFCATGLMGFQQNLTAGEIYDQVWQLNRLAEERFGRRITNVVYMGMGEPLLNYDAVLRSVALLTDRDGLGLSPRRITVSTVGLARRIRQLAEDGVRFRLAVSLHAPTNAQRSAIMPVNRNEQTDLDDLIDAIRYFEARTGQTITYEYCLFEGFNDRPEDAHRLADITEQAPGKVNLILYNPVEGLPFHRPSEERLQAFIRVLVDRGVTVTVRRSRGQDINAACGQLAVREQAASEAVT, encoded by the coding sequence TTGACCGTGCGCACGCCCATAGACCTGCGGACGCTGAATCGCGAAGAGCTGGAGCGGCTGGCCGAGGAAATGGGCGAGCCGCGCTACCGGGGCCGTCAGCTTTTCAAATGGATCTACGGCAAGGGCGCCACGTCCGTCGAGCAGATGACGGACCTGCCCCGTGCCTTTCGTGCCGAACTGGCCCGACGCGCCCGCATCACGCGTCTGGAGCCGGTGCGCCAGCTCACGGCCGGCGACCAGACCGTCAAAGTGCTCTTCCGCCTGCCGTCGGGACGCCACATCGAGTCGGTGCTGATTCCCGATTTCGACGAAGAAACAGGCCGGGTCCGGCGCCTGACCGTGTGCGTCTCCAGCCAGGTGGGCTGCGCCATGGGCTGCGCCTTCTGCGCCACCGGACTCATGGGCTTTCAGCAGAACCTGACGGCCGGCGAAATCTACGATCAGGTCTGGCAACTCAACCGGCTGGCCGAGGAGCGCTTCGGGCGGCGCATCACGAACGTCGTTTACATGGGCATGGGCGAGCCGCTTCTGAACTACGACGCCGTACTCCGAAGCGTGGCGCTGCTGACCGACCGGGACGGCCTCGGGCTTTCGCCCCGTCGAATCACGGTCTCCACGGTCGGCCTGGCCCGCCGCATCCGGCAACTGGCCGAGGACGGCGTGCGCTTCCGCCTGGCCGTCTCGCTGCACGCCCCCACCAACGCCCAGCGCTCGGCCATCATGCCGGTCAACCGCAACGAACAGACCGACCTCGACGACCTGATCGACGCCATCCGCTATTTCGAGGCACGTACCGGCCAGACGATCACCTACGAGTACTGCCTGTTCGAGGGCTTCAACGACCGGCCCGAAGATGCCCACCGCCTGGCCGACATCACCGAACAGGCGCCCGGCAAGGTCAACCTGATCCTCTACAACCCGGTCGAGGGCCTGCCCTTCCACCGGCCCTCCGAGGAGCGCCTGCAGGCTTTCATTCGCGTGCTGGTGGATCGTGGTGTCACGGTCACCGTGCGTCGGAGTCGGGGTCAGGACATCAACGCGGCCTGTGGCCAGCTGGCCGTGCGCGAACAGGCCGCTTCGGAAGCCGTGACATAA
- a CDS encoding ATP-binding protein — protein MEPLRRPNERPDRLGVITHGSLTKGVEMKLDAGESIEDVVAGTFVVIQGEKYDFFSMITDVRIDAANENILLNPPPAGDGLLRQILKGSGTYATVTLKPMLMMRNDGLQELAEILPVKTVPSHFAPVARATAEDVARIFGHEANDGGNRYFQIGEPLGMPGIPVCIDLERFVERSNAVFGKTGTGKTFLTRLLLCGTIKTGRAVNLVFDMHSEYGYNARKEDGSTFVKGLRELFPHRVQVFSLDPNGTRERTGRDPDCAVYLYADQIEPEDILPLQDTLNLNETAAESSYLLQRKFGRNWLLTLLQTSESELNELAETVGAHPASLGALRRKLATFERYDFFKTEPSTGKRDVLDDLLEALSNGKSVILEFGRYDDLRVYLLVANVITRRVRAAYEDMTARYLQTQDPADRPRQLMITIEEAHKFLMPGIARETPFGKIAREMRKYFVSLLVVDQRPSAIDEEVLSQIGTRIIAQLNDDKDITAALVGTRDAGALRQVLASLDSKQQALILGHAVPMPVVVQTRSYDETFYRAIRGPERSFEELDSEMKNLFN, from the coding sequence ATGGAGCCGCTTCGCCGACCGAATGAACGCCCTGACCGGCTGGGCGTCATCACGCACGGATCGCTGACGAAAGGCGTCGAGATGAAGCTCGACGCCGGCGAATCGATCGAAGACGTCGTGGCGGGCACGTTCGTGGTCATTCAGGGCGAGAAGTACGATTTCTTCTCGATGATCACGGACGTGCGCATCGACGCCGCCAACGAAAACATTCTGCTCAATCCCCCGCCGGCTGGCGACGGGCTGCTCCGCCAGATCCTGAAGGGCTCGGGCACCTACGCTACCGTCACGCTCAAACCCATGCTGATGATGCGCAACGACGGGCTGCAGGAGCTGGCCGAGATCCTGCCCGTCAAGACGGTGCCCAGCCACTTCGCGCCGGTCGCTCGCGCTACCGCCGAGGACGTGGCCCGCATCTTCGGACACGAGGCCAACGACGGCGGCAACCGCTACTTCCAGATCGGCGAGCCGCTGGGCATGCCGGGGATTCCCGTCTGCATCGACCTGGAGCGGTTCGTGGAACGCTCCAATGCCGTCTTCGGCAAGACGGGCACAGGCAAAACCTTCCTGACCCGCCTGCTCCTGTGCGGCACGATCAAGACGGGCCGGGCCGTCAACCTCGTGTTCGACATGCACTCGGAGTACGGCTACAACGCCCGCAAGGAAGACGGCAGCACGTTCGTCAAGGGCCTGCGCGAACTGTTCCCCCACCGCGTGCAGGTCTTCTCGCTGGACCCGAACGGCACGCGCGAGCGCACCGGCCGCGATCCCGACTGCGCCGTCTACCTGTACGCCGATCAGATCGAGCCCGAAGACATCCTGCCGCTGCAGGATACGCTGAACCTGAACGAGACGGCGGCCGAGAGCAGCTACCTGCTTCAGCGCAAATTCGGTCGCAACTGGCTGCTCACGCTGTTGCAGACCTCAGAATCCGAACTGAACGAACTGGCCGAGACAGTCGGTGCCCATCCGGCCTCGCTGGGGGCACTGCGACGCAAACTGGCCACTTTCGAGCGCTACGACTTTTTCAAGACGGAACCGTCGACGGGCAAGCGGGACGTGCTGGACGATCTGCTTGAAGCGCTGAGCAACGGCAAGTCGGTCATCCTTGAGTTCGGCCGTTACGACGACCTGCGCGTCTATCTGCTGGTGGCGAACGTGATCACGCGGCGCGTCCGGGCCGCCTACGAAGACATGACGGCGCGCTACCTGCAGACCCAGGATCCGGCCGACCGCCCGCGCCAGCTCATGATCACGATCGAGGAAGCGCACAAATTCCTGATGCCGGGCATCGCCCGCGAGACGCCTTTCGGGAAGATTGCCCGCGAAATGCGCAAGTATTTCGTGTCGCTGCTGGTGGTGGATCAGCGGCCCAGCGCCATCGACGAAGAGGTGCTCAGTCAGATCGGCACGCGCATCATTGCCCAGCTCAACGACGACAAGGACATCACGGCAGCGCTGGTGGGCACGCGCGACGCGGGCGCACTGCGCCAGGTGCTGGCCTCGCTCGATTCGAAACAGCAGGCACTCATTCTGGGTCATGCCGTGCCCATGCCCGTCGTGGTTCAGACCCGTTCCTACGACGAGACGTTCTACCGGGCCATCCGGGGACCGGAACGCTCTTTCGAGGAGCTGGACAGTGAAATGAAAAACCTGTTCAACTGA